One segment of Marvinbryantia formatexigens DSM 14469 DNA contains the following:
- a CDS encoding ABC transporter ATP-binding protein: MAMLEVNNLSIQFGGLRAVDGFHVSIEKGRLYGLIGPNGAGKTTIFNLLTGVYKPTEGVIRLDGEDITGKNTIEINEAGIARTFQNIRLFGAMTVLDNVKVGLHNHYKYSTLAGILRLPSYFRKEKEMNEKAMELLKVFGLDGEAEYLASNLPYGKQRKLEIARAMATEPKLLLLDEPAAGMNPNETAELMKTIHFVRDNFDMTILLIEHDMKLVSGICEELTVLNFGQVLCQGKTAEVLSNPQVITAYLGE; the protein is encoded by the coding sequence ATGGCAATGCTTGAGGTAAATAATCTGTCAATCCAGTTTGGCGGTCTCCGTGCGGTGGATGGCTTTCATGTTTCGATAGAAAAGGGACGTCTGTACGGTCTTATCGGACCGAACGGCGCCGGAAAAACGACGATTTTCAATCTGCTGACGGGCGTTTATAAGCCGACCGAGGGTGTGATCCGCCTGGACGGCGAGGATATCACCGGAAAAAACACGATTGAGATTAACGAAGCCGGAATTGCGCGAACCTTCCAGAATATCCGCCTTTTCGGCGCGATGACGGTGCTCGACAATGTAAAGGTCGGACTGCACAATCATTATAAATATTCCACACTTGCCGGCATTTTGCGTCTGCCGTCCTATTTCCGGAAAGAGAAGGAAATGAACGAAAAGGCGATGGAGCTGCTGAAGGTGTTCGGGCTGGACGGCGAGGCGGAGTATCTGGCGTCCAATCTTCCTTACGGAAAACAGCGTAAGCTGGAGATTGCCCGCGCAATGGCGACGGAGCCAAAGCTGCTGCTGCTCGACGAACCGGCGGCAGGTATGAACCCCAATGAAACGGCGGAGCTGATGAAGACCATTCATTTTGTGCGCGATAATTTTGATATGACGATTCTTCTGATAGAGCACGACATGAAGCTGGTTTCCGGTATCTGCGAGGAGCTGACGGTACTGAATTTCGGACAGGTGCTCTGTCAGGGCAAAACGGCGGAGGTTCTGAGCAATCCGCAGGTTATCACGGCATATCTTGGAGAATAG
- a CDS encoding phosphopentomutase — MDINRVFVIVLDSYGIGNAPDAADFGDAGANTLATIRKSEKYDTPNMKKLGLFCIDGVEPVPDQPPLEGAFGRLTEASRGKDTTIGHWEIAGIISEKPLPTYPDGFPQEVLDELEKATGRKILCNKPYSGTQVIADYGEEHMKTGSLIVYTSADSVLQIAAHEDVVPLETLYDYCHKAREIMMGEHSVGRVIARPFVGTPGNFTRTPHRHDYSLEPPAQTMMDVIAENGMDTLGVGKIYDIFAGKNIQRTVSITNNVDGMEKTLEFQKEDFHGLCFVNLVDFDMLYGHRNDIDGYANAATVFDEQLGTFMERMRDDDVLFITADHGCDPGYPGTDHTREQIPVLVYGAAVKPGVNLGTGSTYANIGATVLDMLGLKGQIKGESFYPLIKKSC; from the coding sequence ATGGATATTAACAGAGTATTTGTGATTGTACTGGACAGCTACGGCATCGGCAATGCGCCGGATGCGGCGGATTTCGGGGATGCGGGCGCAAATACGCTTGCAACCATCCGGAAATCGGAGAAATATGATACGCCGAACATGAAAAAGCTCGGTCTGTTCTGCATTGACGGCGTAGAACCCGTTCCGGACCAGCCGCCGCTTGAAGGGGCATTCGGCAGACTTACGGAGGCTTCGCGCGGGAAGGATACCACCATCGGACACTGGGAGATTGCCGGGATTATTTCCGAAAAGCCGCTCCCGACCTATCCGGACGGTTTTCCGCAGGAGGTGCTGGATGAGCTGGAGAAAGCGACCGGGCGCAAAATTCTGTGCAATAAACCGTATTCCGGCACGCAGGTAATCGCCGATTACGGGGAAGAGCATATGAAGACCGGAAGTCTGATCGTATATACCTCGGCGGACAGTGTGCTGCAGATTGCCGCGCACGAGGATGTGGTTCCGCTGGAGACACTGTACGATTACTGCCATAAGGCGCGCGAGATTATGATGGGCGAGCACAGCGTGGGGCGCGTTATTGCCAGACCGTTCGTGGGCACGCCCGGAAACTTTACGAGAACGCCGCACCGCCACGATTATTCGCTGGAGCCGCCCGCGCAGACGATGATGGATGTGATTGCGGAGAACGGCATGGATACGCTGGGCGTCGGGAAAATCTATGATATCTTTGCCGGAAAAAATATTCAGCGGACCGTTTCCATCACAAACAATGTGGACGGCATGGAAAAGACGCTGGAATTCCAGAAGGAGGATTTCCACGGTCTCTGCTTTGTTAATCTGGTGGATTTTGATATGCTTTACGGACATCGCAACGATATCGACGGCTATGCAAATGCTGCGACGGTATTTGATGAGCAGCTCGGCACGTTTATGGAGCGGATGCGCGATGACGATGTGCTGTTTATTACGGCGGACCACGGCTGCGACCCCGGCTATCCGGGAACCGACCACACCAGAGAGCAGATTCCGGTGCTGGTATACGGCGCGGCGGTGAAGCCGGGCGTGAATCTCGGCACCGGCAGCACCTATGCAAACATCGGCGCGACCGTGCTGGATATGCTTGGTCTGAAGGGACAGATTAAGGGCGAAAGCTTTTATCCGCTTATAAAAAAATCCTGCTGA
- a CDS encoding ABC transporter ATP-binding protein — protein MAMLEIKDLEVFYGVIQAIKGISFEVNEGEVVALIGANGAGKTTTLQTITGLLSPKKGSILFEGQELTKVPAHKIVSLGMAHVPEGRRVFAQFTVYQNLLMGAYTRKDKNEIEASLAEVYKRFPRLEERKNQTAGTLSGGEQQMLAMGRALMSKPRIILMDEPSMGLSPILVNEIFDIIQSVSASGTTVLLVEQNAKKALSIADRAYVLETGKIVKEGKAETLLNDDSIKKAYLGE, from the coding sequence ATGGCAATGCTTGAAATCAAAGACCTGGAAGTATTTTACGGCGTGATTCAGGCCATCAAGGGAATTTCCTTCGAGGTAAACGAGGGCGAGGTCGTTGCACTGATTGGCGCGAACGGCGCCGGAAAGACGACGACCCTGCAGACCATTACCGGTCTTCTGAGCCCGAAAAAGGGCAGCATCCTGTTCGAGGGGCAGGAGCTCACCAAAGTTCCGGCGCATAAGATCGTCAGCCTGGGAATGGCGCACGTGCCGGAGGGACGCCGCGTGTTTGCGCAGTTTACGGTGTATCAGAACCTGTTGATGGGGGCGTACACCAGAAAAGATAAAAATGAGATCGAGGCAAGTCTGGCGGAGGTCTATAAGCGCTTCCCGCGTCTGGAGGAGCGGAAAAACCAGACCGCCGGCACGCTTTCCGGCGGCGAGCAGCAGATGCTTGCGATGGGCCGCGCGCTGATGTCAAAGCCGCGCATCATCCTGATGGACGAGCCGTCGATGGGACTTTCCCCGATTCTGGTAAATGAAATCTTCGACATTATCCAGAGCGTGAGCGCCAGCGGCACGACCGTGCTTCTGGTAGAGCAGAATGCGAAAAAAGCGCTCTCCATCGCGGACCGCGCCTATGTGCTCGAAACCGGAAAAATCGTAAAAGAGGGCAAAGCGGAGACGCTGCTCAACGACGATTCTATAAAGAAGGCGTATCTGGGAGAGTAA
- a CDS encoding AAA family ATPase, producing MRNIIVTVARQYGSGGKTVAEMYAKKNGVPCYGRDILRMASDMSGISETLFGQVDEKLKNGSLFGISKKIYRGELLPPSSDEFTSPQNLFNYQAKVIRDLADKGPCVFVGRCADFVLTDRTNVVSVFVHAPKDYCLEQARLRNSMSTAELEKFIAKTDKFRGDFYHYYTGREWNDARNYDLCLDSSRLGFEKCVEAIEAYINVRFKELN from the coding sequence ATGCGCAATATTATTGTTACAGTTGCCAGACAGTATGGCAGCGGCGGTAAAACGGTCGCGGAAATGTATGCGAAGAAGAATGGCGTACCATGCTATGGAAGAGACATTCTCAGAATGGCATCCGATATGAGCGGCATCAGTGAGACGCTGTTCGGGCAGGTAGACGAGAAGCTGAAAAACGGTTCCCTGTTCGGGATCTCGAAAAAGATTTACCGCGGAGAGCTTCTGCCGCCGTCCAGCGACGAATTTACTTCGCCGCAGAACCTGTTTAATTATCAGGCGAAGGTAATCCGCGACCTCGCCGATAAGGGACCGTGCGTGTTCGTGGGACGCTGCGCGGATTTTGTGCTGACAGACCGCACAAACGTGGTGAGCGTGTTTGTCCATGCGCCGAAGGATTATTGCCTGGAGCAGGCGAGACTGCGCAATTCCATGTCCACGGCGGAGCTGGAGAAGTTCATTGCGAAAACGGATAAATTCCGTGGGGATTTCTACCATTATTATACCGGGCGCGAGTGGAACGACGCCAGAAACTACGACCTTTGCCTGGACAGCAGCAGACTGGGCTTTGAAAAATGTGTGGAAGCGATTGAGGCATATATTAATGTGAGATTTAAGGAGCTGAACTGA
- a CDS encoding branched-chain amino acid ABC transporter permease has protein sequence MTFISYLKDGISLGSIYAIIALGYTMVYGIAKMLNFAHGDVIMVGAFVILTAVTKAGLSPLLSILLAVVLCTVLGVVIEAVAYRPLRKASSNLAVLITAIGVSYLLQNLALLIFGADAKSFVTVIDVPTLVLFDGQLTIKGITIVTIAACIIIMCALTFFVNKTKPGRAMQAVSEDRDAAQLMGVNVNSTISLTFAIGSGLAAIAGLLLCSAYPTLTPYTGAMPGIKAFVAAVFGGIGSIPGAMIGGILLGVIEIFGKAYISSQVADAIVFAVLIVVLLVKPTGLFGRNIQEKV, from the coding sequence ATGACTTTTATTTCCTATTTAAAAGACGGCATCAGTCTGGGCAGTATTTACGCAATCATTGCCCTGGGCTATACTATGGTGTACGGCATCGCGAAGATGCTGAATTTTGCGCATGGAGACGTCATTATGGTCGGCGCGTTTGTGATTCTGACGGCGGTCACAAAAGCCGGGTTATCTCCGCTGCTGTCTATCCTGCTGGCTGTTGTATTGTGTACGGTGCTCGGCGTTGTGATTGAGGCGGTAGCCTATCGCCCGCTCAGAAAAGCGTCGTCGAATCTGGCGGTGCTGATCACGGCGATCGGCGTCAGCTACCTGCTCCAGAATCTGGCGCTGCTGATTTTCGGTGCGGATGCGAAGAGCTTCGTGACGGTGATAGATGTTCCGACGCTGGTTCTGTTTGACGGACAGCTCACGATCAAGGGAATCACGATCGTTACCATCGCCGCATGTATTATCATTATGTGCGCGCTTACCTTCTTTGTAAATAAGACGAAGCCGGGACGCGCCATGCAGGCGGTTTCAGAGGACCGGGACGCGGCGCAGCTTATGGGTGTAAACGTAAACTCGACGATTTCCCTGACCTTTGCGATTGGCTCCGGACTGGCGGCGATTGCCGGCCTGCTTCTCTGCTCGGCATATCCGACGCTTACGCCCTACACCGGCGCGATGCCCGGCATCAAGGCGTTTGTGGCGGCGGTATTCGGCGGCATCGGCTCGATTCCGGGAGCGATGATTGGCGGTATTCTGCTGGGCGTGATTGAGATTTTCGGAAAAGCCTATATTTCTTCCCAGGTGGCGGACGCAATCGTGTTTGCAGTGCTGATCGTTGTGCTGCTTGTAAAACCGACCGGTCTGTTTGGCAGGAATATACAGGAGAAGGTGTAG
- the proS gene encoding proline--tRNA ligase yields MAKDKKLVEAITSMEEDFAQWYTDVVKKAELTDYTSVKGCMVIKPAGYAIWENIQHELDRRFKETGVENVYLPMLIPESLLQKEKDHVEGFAPEVAWVTHGGLEPLQERMCVRPTSETLFCDFYANDIHSYRDLPKVYNQWCSVMRWEKTTRPFLRSREFLWQEGHTAHATAEEAEERTIQMLNVYADFCEEFLAIPVIKGRKTDKEKFAGAEATYTIESLMHDGKALQSGTSHNFGDGFAKAFGIQYADKDNTLKYVHQTSWGMTTRMIGAIIMVHGDNSGLVLPPRVAPTQVMVIPIQMQKDGVLDKANEVKTALAAAGLRVKLDDSEKSPGWKFSEQEMRGIPVRIELGPKDIEAGQAVIVRRDTREKLVTPLSELPQKTAEVLETMQKDMLERARAHRDAHTYTARTLDEFKDIAENKPGFIKAMWCGCQECEDALKEEAGVTSRCIPFVQEQISDTCIYCGKPATKMVYWGKAY; encoded by the coding sequence ATGGCGAAAGACAAGAAATTAGTGGAAGCGATCACCTCGATGGAGGAGGATTTCGCGCAGTGGTACACCGACGTCGTGAAAAAGGCGGAGCTGACCGATTACACCAGCGTAAAGGGCTGCATGGTAATTAAGCCGGCGGGCTACGCCATCTGGGAAAATATACAGCATGAACTGGACAGACGCTTTAAAGAGACGGGCGTGGAGAATGTATATCTGCCGATGCTGATTCCGGAAAGCCTGCTCCAGAAGGAAAAGGATCATGTGGAAGGTTTTGCGCCGGAGGTGGCGTGGGTAACGCACGGCGGACTGGAGCCGTTGCAGGAGAGAATGTGCGTGCGTCCGACCTCCGAGACACTGTTCTGCGATTTCTATGCAAACGACATACACTCCTACCGCGATCTGCCGAAGGTATACAACCAGTGGTGCTCGGTTATGCGCTGGGAGAAGACCACGCGTCCGTTCCTTCGTTCCCGCGAGTTTCTGTGGCAGGAGGGACACACCGCGCACGCGACTGCTGAGGAAGCGGAGGAGCGCACCATCCAGATGCTGAACGTTTACGCTGATTTCTGCGAGGAATTTCTTGCTATCCCGGTAATTAAAGGGCGCAAGACCGATAAGGAAAAATTTGCCGGTGCGGAGGCGACCTACACCATCGAATCCCTGATGCACGACGGCAAGGCGCTGCAGTCCGGCACCAGCCATAATTTCGGCGACGGGTTTGCGAAAGCCTTCGGCATTCAGTATGCGGATAAAGACAATACATTAAAATATGTACATCAGACCTCCTGGGGAATGACCACCCGCATGATCGGTGCGATCATTATGGTGCATGGCGACAACAGCGGTCTGGTATTGCCGCCGCGCGTGGCGCCCACACAGGTGATGGTGATCCCCATCCAGATGCAGAAGGACGGCGTGCTGGATAAGGCGAACGAGGTGAAGACGGCGCTGGCTGCGGCAGGTCTGCGCGTGAAGCTGGACGATTCTGAGAAGAGTCCGGGCTGGAAATTCTCCGAGCAGGAGATGCGCGGCATTCCGGTGCGCATCGAGCTGGGACCGAAGGATATCGAGGCGGGACAGGCGGTCATCGTGCGCCGCGACACAAGAGAAAAGCTGGTGACACCGCTGTCCGAGCTTCCGCAGAAGACGGCGGAAGTGCTGGAGACTATGCAGAAGGATATGCTGGAGCGCGCACGCGCGCACCGCGACGCACACACCTATACGGCGCGCACGCTGGATGAATTTAAGGACATCGCGGAAAATAAGCCGGGCTTTATCAAAGCCATGTGGTGCGGCTGCCAGGAATGTGAGGACGCTCTGAAGGAAGAGGCGGGCGTTACTTCCCGCTGTATCCCGTTTGTACAGGAGCAGATTTCCGATACCTGCATTTATTGTGGGAAACCGGCAACGAAAATGGTTTACTGGGGCAAAGCTTATTAA
- a CDS encoding branched-chain amino acid ABC transporter permease, with protein MKKGMSKTSKNNYITYAMVIVIFIVVQTLSATGNLSRLITGLLVPLCVYTIAAVSLNLVVGFSGELSLGHAGFMCVGAYSSALFSNVFAETLPSVPRLILAILVGAAVAAVFGILIGIPVLRLRGDYLAIVTLAFGEIIKNLINVLYVGVDENGLHVATSSAGLNLAAGGKQIMKGALGISGTATLYKDIKDYFFPIGVVLILITLFIVQNLVNSRSGRAIMSTRDNRIAAESVGISVTKYKLMAFTISAALAGVAGVLYAHNLSMLKVSTFDYNLSILILVYVVLGGIGNLRGSIIATIILYALPELLRGFSNYRMLIYAVVLIVMMLFNWAPAARNWRSRMLEKLKGAGKKKEAA; from the coding sequence ATGAAAAAAGGTATGAGTAAGACATCAAAAAATAATTATATCACATATGCAATGGTGATTGTTATTTTCATCGTTGTCCAGACACTTTCTGCGACGGGGAATCTGTCAAGACTGATTACGGGACTTTTGGTTCCGCTCTGCGTTTATACGATTGCGGCTGTTTCACTGAATCTGGTGGTCGGATTTTCGGGCGAGCTCAGTCTGGGACATGCCGGGTTTATGTGCGTGGGCGCGTATTCCAGCGCGCTGTTTTCCAATGTATTTGCGGAGACGCTCCCGTCGGTGCCGAGACTGATTCTGGCGATTCTGGTCGGCGCGGCGGTGGCGGCGGTTTTCGGTATCTTAATCGGTATTCCGGTTCTGCGTCTGCGCGGCGACTATCTGGCTATCGTCACGCTGGCGTTTGGAGAGATTATCAAAAATCTGATTAACGTGCTGTATGTGGGTGTGGACGAAAACGGTCTGCATGTGGCGACAAGCTCCGCCGGACTGAATCTGGCTGCGGGCGGCAAACAGATTATGAAGGGCGCGCTCGGTATTTCCGGCACGGCGACCCTGTATAAAGATATTAAGGATTACTTTTTCCCGATAGGCGTGGTACTGATCTTGATTACGCTGTTTATCGTACAGAATCTGGTAAATTCCAGGAGCGGGCGCGCGATTATGTCCACGAGAGACAACCGTATCGCGGCGGAATCCGTTGGTATCAGTGTAACGAAGTACAAGCTGATGGCGTTCACCATTTCGGCGGCGCTTGCCGGCGTGGCGGGAGTGCTTTATGCGCACAACCTCTCCATGCTGAAGGTTTCCACCTTCGACTATAACCTGTCGATTCTGATTCTGGTATACGTCGTGCTGGGCGGCATCGGAAATCTGCGCGGTTCGATTATCGCGACGATTATTCTGTATGCGCTTCCGGAGCTGCTGCGCGGATTCTCCAACTACCGTATGCTGATTTACGCGGTCGTGCTGATTGTCATGATGCTGTTTAACTGGGCGCCGGCGGCACGCAACTGGAGAAGCCGTATGCTGGAGAAGCTGAAGGGCGCAGGAAAGAAAAAGGAGGCGGCTTAA
- a CDS encoding ABC transporter substrate-binding protein: MIMKKLNKAVSVAMAAAMVAGALTVPAAAEEGTFKIGVIGPMTGDYAQYGTNVYNAAKIAIDEVNANGGFNGYQVELLDAGDDQGDGEKAVNAYNDLLDKGMQMLCGTVTSGACIAVGAEAAESTFLFTPSGSAVDCITAGSNEFRMCFTDPMQGSKSAQYISENGLATKIAILYDSSTDYNVGIHDAFVEAAPEYGLEIVADEAYTTDSNTDFSVQISKIKDSGAELLFLPNYYSDCALILQQAADAQLDVTFFGVDGMDGILSVENFDTSLAEGVMLLTPFSATAEDEATVNFVTAYGEANNGETPNQFAADAYDVIYAMQAAANDAGITPDMSNEDISAAMSASMLNIEIDGLTGAAKWTEDGECDKEPKAVVIKDGVYEMMQ, encoded by the coding sequence ATGATTATGAAAAAATTGAACAAAGCAGTCAGCGTTGCTATGGCAGCGGCTATGGTCGCAGGTGCTCTGACAGTACCGGCAGCAGCGGAAGAAGGTACCTTCAAGATTGGCGTTATCGGACCGATGACAGGCGACTATGCACAGTACGGCACGAATGTATATAATGCGGCAAAGATTGCCATCGACGAAGTAAATGCAAACGGCGGCTTCAATGGCTACCAGGTTGAGCTTCTGGACGCAGGCGATGACCAGGGCGATGGAGAAAAGGCAGTAAATGCTTACAACGACCTTCTGGACAAGGGTATGCAGATGCTCTGCGGTACCGTTACCTCCGGTGCCTGCATCGCAGTAGGCGCTGAGGCGGCAGAGAGCACCTTCCTGTTCACTCCGTCCGGAAGTGCGGTAGACTGTATCACAGCAGGCTCCAACGAGTTCCGTATGTGCTTCACGGACCCGATGCAGGGTTCCAAATCTGCACAGTATATTTCTGAAAACGGACTTGCTACCAAGATTGCAATTTTGTATGATTCATCCACAGACTACAACGTAGGTATTCATGATGCATTTGTAGAGGCGGCTCCGGAATATGGTCTGGAAATCGTTGCAGACGAAGCATACACCACAGACAGCAACACAGACTTCTCCGTACAGATCTCCAAGATCAAAGACAGCGGCGCAGAGCTTCTGTTCCTGCCGAACTACTACTCTGACTGTGCGCTGATCCTGCAGCAGGCGGCAGATGCACAGCTTGATGTTACTTTCTTTGGTGTAGATGGTATGGATGGTATCCTTTCTGTAGAAAACTTCGATACCTCTCTGGCTGAGGGCGTTATGCTTCTGACACCGTTCTCCGCAACCGCAGAGGATGAGGCGACTGTAAACTTCGTAACCGCATACGGCGAGGCAAACAACGGCGAGACACCGAACCAGTTTGCAGCAGACGCTTACGATGTAATTTACGCTATGCAGGCAGCAGCAAACGATGCAGGCATCACACCGGATATGTCCAACGAGGACATCAGCGCGGCAATGTCCGCTTCCATGCTGAACATTGAGATCGACGGTCTTACCGGTGCAGCAAAATGGACCGAGGACGGCGAGTGCGATAAGGAGCCGAAGGCTGTTGTGATCAAAGATGGCGTTTATGAAATGATGCAGTAA
- a CDS encoding glucosyltransferase domain-containing protein, whose protein sequence is MIGFTKKYKRALIGSLAFSFVCFGFMLTHFTLCIDDETWILASEPSALWILQGRFAIWLFNLIFTVDGNFAPFLWDFLAILFWNASGVIFAYALLERERPKEWQVFFFCAYYSSLPFVVGEIMAFSMFDLQVGIAMTATAAGFVFSRRFLEQKRKKDAMYAFLLLLYGVATFQAMVCVYVTAVVAQCLLDYLRLCGGKAETPGAAEKTGPAGYFRRTILTCAAICAASVAAYYIINFLLGLLFGSAGYLGDNYNGWADGDWKLALALAVANIGRVSFAIPFQGEYIYGGSVIRVLSILFVICAVFLFIRQKGWKKKAGILFYTVALCVAPFVLYLALATYKTHGRMLPALPLTGAVQMFIILQTIKRPFLKKAVMVLGGYLLFLNARNMNLIYYYSSIVYEKDCTAAAQIMYDIQAAGMDYHEKPVAFIGMIAPDELPVLESCTLGGSFFSWDDGNNSRICDFLQTRGYAVQQADGQQLAEALEQTAEMHIWPQEGGIVELEDVIVVYLSEPTGKWYAVNMGE, encoded by the coding sequence ATGATTGGGTTTACGAAAAAATATAAACGGGCGCTCATCGGCTCGCTGGCGTTTTCCTTCGTGTGCTTCGGGTTTATGCTGACGCATTTTACACTCTGCATAGACGATGAAACGTGGATTCTGGCGTCAGAGCCGAGCGCGCTCTGGATTTTACAGGGGAGATTTGCCATCTGGCTGTTTAATCTGATATTTACAGTCGACGGCAATTTTGCCCCGTTTTTGTGGGATTTTCTGGCGATTCTTTTCTGGAACGCATCGGGCGTGATTTTTGCGTATGCGCTTCTGGAAAGAGAGCGGCCGAAGGAGTGGCAGGTATTTTTCTTCTGCGCGTATTATTCCTCACTGCCCTTTGTGGTAGGGGAAATCATGGCGTTTTCCATGTTTGACCTGCAGGTGGGCATTGCCATGACGGCGACGGCGGCGGGCTTTGTATTCAGCAGGCGCTTTCTGGAGCAGAAAAGAAAGAAGGATGCCATGTATGCGTTTCTTCTTTTGCTTTACGGTGTTGCCACCTTCCAGGCAATGGTCTGCGTGTATGTGACGGCGGTAGTGGCACAGTGCCTGCTGGATTATCTGCGGCTGTGCGGCGGGAAAGCGGAAACGCCCGGCGCGGCAGAAAAGACCGGTCCGGCGGGATATTTCCGGCGCACTATCCTTACCTGCGCCGCCATCTGCGCGGCGTCTGTTGCGGCTTATTACATCATCAATTTCCTTCTGGGACTTCTGTTTGGCTCTGCCGGTTATCTTGGAGATAACTATAACGGCTGGGCGGACGGAGACTGGAAGCTGGCGTTGGCGCTGGCGGTCGCTAATATCGGACGCGTTTCTTTTGCAATTCCGTTTCAGGGGGAATATATCTACGGGGGAAGCGTCATCCGCGTACTTTCCATTCTTTTTGTAATCTGCGCGGTTTTCCTGTTTATCCGGCAGAAGGGCTGGAAGAAAAAGGCGGGAATTCTGTTTTATACAGTTGCGCTCTGCGTGGCGCCTTTTGTGCTCTATCTGGCGCTGGCGACCTACAAAACGCACGGCAGGATGCTGCCTGCGCTTCCACTGACGGGCGCTGTCCAGATGTTTATTATTCTGCAGACGATAAAGAGGCCGTTTCTGAAAAAGGCGGTAATGGTACTTGGCGGTTATCTTTTGTTCCTGAATGCGCGCAACATGAATCTGATTTACTATTACAGCAGCATTGTGTACGAGAAGGACTGCACGGCTGCCGCTCAGATTATGTACGATATCCAGGCGGCAGGGATGGACTATCACGAAAAGCCGGTCGCGTTTATCGGTATGATTGCGCCAGATGAGCTGCCGGTTCTGGAATCCTGTACGCTGGGCGGTTCCTTCTTTTCGTGGGACGACGGCAACAATTCCAGAATATGTGATTTTCTGCAGACCAGGGGTTACGCGGTGCAGCAGGCGGACGGACAGCAGCTCGCAGAGGCGCTGGAGCAGACAGCGGAAATGCATATCTGGCCGCAGGAGGGCGGCATTGTGGAGCTGGAGGATGTGATCGTGGTGTACCTGTCGGAGCCGACCGGAAAATGGTATGCGGTGAATATGGGAGAGTAG
- a CDS encoding deoxycytidylate deaminase: MPKRADYISWDEYFMGVAMLSGMRSKDPNTQVGACIVSSDNKILSMGYNGFPIGCSDDDFPWEREGEALDTKYLYTTHSELNAILNYRGGSLDGATLYVSLFPCNECAKAIIQAGIKQIVYDCDKYADTASVLASKRMLTTAGVKFRKYERTGRKISLEL; this comes from the coding sequence ATGCCGAAGCGTGCAGATTACATTTCCTGGGACGAGTATTTTATGGGAGTTGCCATGCTTTCCGGTATGCGTTCCAAGGACCCGAATACGCAGGTGGGAGCCTGCATTGTCAGCAGCGACAACAAGATTTTATCGATGGGCTATAATGGCTTTCCCATCGGGTGCTCCGATGATGATTTTCCCTGGGAGCGCGAGGGGGAAGCGCTGGATACCAAGTATCTTTATACGACGCACAGCGAGCTGAACGCCATTTTAAACTACCGGGGAGGCAGTCTGGACGGCGCGACGCTGTACGTATCGCTGTTTCCCTGCAACGAATGCGCGAAAGCGATCATCCAGGCGGGCATTAAACAGATTGTGTACGACTGCGATAAATATGCGGACACAGCTTCCGTTCTGGCGTCCAAGCGGATGCTGACGACGGCGGGCGTAAAATTCCGCAAATATGAGCGGACGGGCCGCAAAATTTCCCTGGAGCTGTAG
- a CDS encoding DUF402 domain-containing protein, giving the protein MSKPILYRKRLIPAECILLKNDEILHAEEHLIVTRWNTIRPKKELSHGLSAFFLDKGIKISKFYSHTDELICWYCDIITHTFDEKTNTYVMIDLLADVLVYPDGMVKVVDLDELALATEKKLLSEEQLLIALRQLDWLLKTIYSGRFRDLLLYVDRFCPDDRFS; this is encoded by the coding sequence ATGTCCAAGCCCATTCTGTACCGCAAAAGACTGATTCCCGCTGAATGTATTCTTCTGAAAAACGACGAAATTCTCCATGCGGAAGAGCATCTGATCGTCACCCGCTGGAACACCATCCGCCCCAAAAAAGAATTAAGCCACGGTCTGTCTGCCTTTTTTCTTGACAAGGGCATCAAAATCAGCAAATTTTACAGCCACACTGACGAGCTTATCTGCTGGTACTGCGATATCATTACCCACACCTTCGATGAGAAAACCAACACCTACGTCATGATTGATTTGCTGGCGGATGTGCTGGTGTACCCGGACGGCATGGTAAAGGTCGTAGACCTGGACGAGCTTGCTCTGGCGACAGAAAAAAAGCTGCTCTCTGAAGAACAGCTTCTGATTGCTCTGCGTCAGCTCGACTGGCTGCTGAAAACGATTTACAGCGGCAGATTCCGCGACCTGCTTCTGTATGTGGACCGCTTTTGTCCGGACGACCGTTTTTCCTGA